The following coding sequences are from one Nicotiana tabacum cultivar K326 chromosome 1, ASM71507v2, whole genome shotgun sequence window:
- the LOC107826404 gene encoding putative methyltransferase PMT14 — translation MASKYHAPSNRTRRPISILIVIGLCCFFYLIGVWQKSGSGKGDKLALAVTEQTADCNIFPPSTLDFESHHNYVEMIESSEPKTKVYKSCDAKYTDYTPCQEQDRAMTFPRENMIYRERHCPPDDEKLRCLILAPKGYTTPFPWPKSRDYAYYANVPYKHLTVEKAVQNWVQFQGNVFKFPGGGTMFPKGADAYIDELASVIPIKSGMIRTALDTGCGVASWGAYLLKRNILAMSFAPKDNHEAQVQFALERGVPAVIGVFGSIHLPYPSRAFDMSHCSRCLIPWASNEGMYMMEVDRVLRPGGYWILSGPPLNWKTYHKVWNRTIADVKAEQKRIEDFAELLCWEKKYEKGDVAIWRKKINGKSCSRRKSASICQTKDTDNVWYKKMDACITPYPDVQSSDEVAGGELKKFPARLFAVPPRVANEMVPGVTIESYQEDNKLWKKHVASYKRIISLLGTTRYHNIMDMNAGLGGFAAALDSPKLWVMNVVPTIAENTLGVVYERGLIGIYHDWCEGFSTYPRTYDLLHANRLFTLYEDKCEFEDILLEMDRVLRPEGSVILRDGVEVLNKVRKIAAGLRWETKLVDHEDGPLVPEKIFVAVKQYHVEGDDDQNTQNDE, via the exons ATGGCGTCCAAGTATCATGCACCAAGCAACAGAACACGACGGCCAATCTCTATATTGATTGTAATTGGCCTTTGCTGTTTCTTTTATCTAATAGGAGTTTGGCAGAAGAGTGGGTCCGGAAAGGGAGATAAATTAGCACTAGCAGTGACCGAGCAAACTGCTGACTGCAATATCTTTCCACCATCCACTCTGGATTTTGAATCACACCATAATTATGTGGAAATGATTGAATCTTCAGAACCAAAAACTAAAGTATACAAGTCATGTGATGCTAAATACACTGACTATACTCCCTGCCAAGAACAAGACCGAGCTATGACGTTCCCACGGGAAAATATGATATATAGAGAAAGGCATTGCCCTCCAGACGATGAAAAGCTTCGTTGTTTGATTCTAGCACCCAAAGGATACACAACTCCATTTCCATGGCCGAAAAGCCGTGATTATGCCTACTATGCTAATGTTCCTTACAAACACTTGACAGTTGAGAAGGCAGTCCAGAACTGGGTACAGTTTCAGGGAAACGTTTTCAAATTTCCAGGAGGGGGTACAATGTTTCCTAAAGGAGCAGATGCATATATTGATGAACTTGCATCTGTGATTCCAATTAAAAGTGGCATGATAAGAACTGCTCTTGACACTGGTTGTGGG GTTGCAAGCTGGGGTGCTTACTTGCTGAAGAGAAATATTCTGGCGATGTCATTTGCACCTAAGGACAATCATGAAGCACAAGTGCAATTTGCATTGGAGCGAGGTGTACCTGCTGTTATTGGGGTGTTTGGTTCCATACACCTTCCATACCCATCAAGAGCATTTGACATGTCTCATTGTTCTCGCTGTCTCATTCCCTGGGCATCAAACG AGGGTATGTACATGATGGAAGTCGATCGAGTTTTGAGACCTGGTGGATACTGGATACTCTCTGGTCCTCCACTTAATTGGAAGACCTATCACAAAGTTTGGAACAGGACAATTGCTGATGTGAAAGCTGAGCAAAAGAGGATTGAAGATTTTGCTGAGCTTCTTTGCTGGGAAAAGAAATATGAAAAAGGTGATGTAGCTATATGGAGGAAAAAAATAAATGGAAAATCATGCAGCAGAAGGAAATCTGCCAGCATATGTCAAACAAAGGATACTGATAATGTCTG GTATAAAAAAATGGACGCATGCATAACCCCCTACCCTGACGTCCAGAGTTCTGATGAAGTAGCTGGAGGGGAATTGAAGAAGTTTCCAGCTAGGCTTTTTGCAGTTCCGCCACGTGTAGCCAATGAAATGGTTCCTGGGGTGACAATTGAGTCTTATCAAGAGGATAATAAGCTTTGGAAGAAACACGTCGCTTCTTACAAGAGGATCATTAGCCTACTTGGCACCACAAGATACCACAACATAATGGACATGAATGCCGGACTTGGAGGATTTGCTGCAGCACTAGACTCTCCTAAACTGTGGGTAATGAATGTTGTCCCAACTATTGCTGAAAACACTCTTGGTGTCGTATACGAGAGGGGCTTGATTGGCATATACCATGACTG GTGTGAAGGCTTCTCTACCTACCCGAGGACATATGATCTCCTTCATGCTAATCGCTTGTTCACTTTGTACGAGGATAA GTGTGAATTTGAAGATATTCTTCTAGAAATGGACCGTGTTTTGCGTCCTGAAGGGTCGGTCATTCTTCGAGATGGAGTTGAAGTACTGAACAAGGTTAGGAAAATTGCTGCCGGCCTGAGATGGGAAACTAAATTAGTAGATCATGAAGATGGACCCTTGGTACCTGAGAAAATATTTGTTGCTGTCAAACAATATCACGTTGAAGGTGATGACGACCAGAACACACAAAACGATGAATGA